A window of Corallococcus macrosporus DSM 14697 contains these coding sequences:
- a CDS encoding LytR/AlgR family response regulator transcription factor, translating to MSPPLRVLIADDELLARKRLTRLLAALPDTQVCGEASDAEGVLAAVRAGGVDVVLLDIHMPGLSGLDALALLPEGGPRVILCTARAEHAVQAFEHGAVDYVLKPVEPARLQKALERARARAPVAPPSVSGPPKLPPAPARSLGRLPIPTRQGIVLVDPEAISHAALEDELVTVFTTQGDFLTDFTLNELVEKLPSEHFHRVHRRALLNLTHVARLEPLDTGGYLARTLRGHAVEVSRQSARELRRMLGLRRGVEEEG from the coding sequence GTGAGCCCCCCGCTTCGCGTCCTCATCGCCGATGACGAACTGCTCGCGCGCAAGCGGCTGACGCGGCTGCTCGCGGCGCTCCCGGACACGCAGGTCTGCGGCGAGGCCTCGGACGCGGAGGGCGTGCTCGCCGCCGTGCGCGCGGGCGGCGTGGACGTGGTGCTGCTGGACATCCACATGCCCGGGCTCAGCGGCCTGGACGCCCTGGCCCTGCTGCCCGAGGGCGGCCCCCGCGTCATCCTCTGCACCGCCCGCGCCGAGCACGCGGTGCAGGCCTTCGAACATGGCGCGGTGGACTACGTGCTCAAGCCCGTGGAGCCCGCGCGGCTCCAGAAGGCCCTGGAGCGGGCACGCGCCCGCGCGCCGGTGGCGCCGCCCTCCGTCAGCGGCCCACCGAAGCTGCCCCCCGCGCCGGCCCGGAGCCTGGGGCGCCTGCCCATCCCCACGCGGCAGGGCATCGTCCTGGTGGACCCGGAGGCCATCTCCCACGCGGCGCTGGAGGACGAGCTGGTGACGGTGTTCACCACGCAGGGGGACTTCCTCACCGACTTCACCCTCAACGAGCTGGTGGAGAAGCTGCCGTCCGAGCACTTCCACCGCGTCCACCGCCGCGCGCTGCTCAACCTCACGCACGTGGCGCGCCTGGAACCGCTGGACACCGGCGGCTACCTGGCGCGGACGCTGCGGGGACACGCGGTGGAGGTGAGCCGTCAGTCCGCGCGCGAGCTGCGGCGCATGCTGGGCCTGCGCCGTGGCGTCGAGGAAGAAGGCTGA
- a CDS encoding sensor histidine kinase: MPETSSEGSIVRATLRALVAPRRLLPILVVSVALISAQVRFSPTPLWVAFGLGLQMCLLFVAVAPVSYRVLFPEGLDFSHGGIRLLLYATVGSGVVLTSGFVVPKLLGLGPTFLTQPTNLAVCGALFLVGGWGLGRDIGFEESLGRERARAARFALEAEQAQLLALRSHLDPHFLFNTLNAIAEWCREDGAVAEAAVLRLSTMLRSVLAGVRSATWPLAQELELIRTLFELHLLRDPDLFQLTLNVPADVGEIPVPPLVLLPLAENAVKHGPAAGHRGPLSLDVTARGHEVEVAIENPGPSRGPREGSAGLPTVERRLALAYGSAARLVLDGREARTRVAVTLPRAGPQPGVLT; encoded by the coding sequence ATGCCGGAAACATCGTCGGAAGGCTCCATCGTCCGCGCCACCCTGCGGGCCCTCGTGGCGCCCCGGCGGCTGCTGCCCATCCTGGTCGTCTCCGTCGCGCTGATTTCCGCGCAGGTGCGCTTCAGCCCCACGCCGCTGTGGGTGGCCTTCGGGCTGGGCCTCCAGATGTGCCTGCTCTTCGTCGCGGTGGCCCCCGTCTCCTACCGGGTGCTCTTCCCGGAGGGCCTGGACTTCAGCCACGGCGGCATCCGGCTCCTGCTCTACGCCACCGTGGGCAGCGGCGTGGTGCTGACCTCCGGCTTCGTGGTGCCGAAGCTCCTGGGCCTGGGGCCCACCTTCCTCACGCAGCCCACCAACCTCGCGGTGTGCGGCGCGCTCTTCCTGGTGGGCGGCTGGGGCCTGGGGCGCGACATCGGCTTCGAGGAGAGCCTCGGCCGGGAGCGCGCCCGCGCCGCGCGCTTCGCGCTGGAGGCCGAGCAGGCCCAGCTCCTCGCGCTGCGCAGCCACCTGGACCCGCACTTCCTCTTCAACACGCTCAACGCCATCGCGGAGTGGTGCCGGGAAGATGGCGCCGTGGCCGAGGCCGCCGTGCTGCGGCTGTCCACCATGCTCCGCTCCGTGCTCGCGGGCGTGCGCAGCGCCACCTGGCCCCTGGCGCAGGAGCTGGAGCTCATCCGCACCCTCTTCGAGCTGCACCTGCTGCGCGACCCGGACCTCTTCCAGCTCACGTTGAATGTCCCCGCCGACGTGGGCGAAATCCCCGTCCCGCCGCTGGTGCTGCTGCCCCTGGCGGAGAACGCCGTGAAGCACGGCCCCGCCGCCGGCCACCGGGGCCCTCTGTCCCTGGACGTCACCGCGCGGGGCCACGAGGTGGAGGTCGCCATTGAAAATCCCGGGCCCTCGCGCGGCCCCCGGGAAGGCAGCGCGGGCCTGCCCACCGTGGAGCGCCGCCTCGCCCTGGCCTACGGGAGCGCCGCCCGGCTCGTGCTCGACGGCCGCGAGGCGCGCACCCGCGTCGCCGTCACCCTGCCCCGCGCGGGCCCCCAACCTGGAGTCCTCACGTGA
- the hemG gene encoding protoporphyrinogen oxidase: MHHMPRTHLMNVAVVGGGISGLAVAHGLRSRGTAAVLLETSARLGGAVGTHARAGYLVEQGPNSFLDREPATRALAAALNLEGRIRVADASAKRRYVYTRGRLRSVPASPPAFLTSDILPLGARLRVMGELFSSRAPEGTDESLAAFGRRHLGPVATRVLLDAVQTGIYAGDVERLSVEATFPLLVKLEREHRSLILGAIHAQKAQARAKALLPPGDAPKLTGALSTFDGGLQVLIDALASSLGDAAHVGARVEGLTRVDGGWRLAVEEHGQRAELSASHVVLAVPAHVAAELLQPLDDALAAQVSRIEYAPIAVVHLGFDAGTLPAPDGFGFLVPFEEQRRLLGAIHASTTFPFRVEGGRVLYTCMVGGARQPDLVQRDEAELAALALEELRALAGVTARPTFTQVFRWPRGIPQYNVGHLERMAGIDAALQRWPGLHLAGNAYKGIGLNDCIRNAARLAAALSDEENVRK, encoded by the coding sequence ATGCACCACATGCCGAGGACACATTTGATGAATGTCGCCGTCGTGGGAGGTGGGATTTCGGGGTTGGCCGTCGCGCACGGTTTGCGTTCGCGCGGTACGGCTGCCGTGCTCCTGGAGACATCCGCACGTCTTGGCGGCGCGGTGGGCACGCATGCGCGCGCTGGCTACCTGGTGGAGCAGGGGCCGAACAGCTTCCTGGACCGGGAGCCCGCAACGCGCGCCCTGGCGGCGGCGCTGAACCTGGAAGGCCGGATTCGCGTCGCGGACGCGTCGGCGAAGCGTCGCTATGTCTACACGCGGGGCAGACTCCGGTCGGTGCCCGCGTCACCGCCCGCGTTCCTGACTTCGGACATCCTGCCGCTGGGCGCGCGGCTGCGCGTCATGGGCGAGCTGTTCTCCAGCCGCGCACCGGAGGGCACGGACGAATCCCTGGCCGCGTTCGGCCGCCGCCACCTGGGCCCCGTGGCGACGCGGGTGTTGTTGGACGCGGTGCAGACGGGCATCTACGCCGGGGACGTGGAGCGGCTCAGCGTCGAGGCCACCTTCCCCCTGCTGGTGAAGCTGGAGCGCGAGCACCGCAGCCTCATCCTGGGCGCAATCCACGCGCAGAAGGCCCAGGCGCGGGCCAAGGCCCTGCTGCCCCCCGGTGACGCGCCGAAGCTGACGGGCGCGCTGAGCACCTTCGACGGCGGCCTCCAGGTGCTCATCGACGCGCTGGCCTCGTCCCTGGGAGACGCGGCGCACGTGGGCGCGCGGGTGGAGGGGCTGACGCGCGTGGACGGGGGCTGGAGGCTCGCCGTGGAGGAGCACGGACAGCGCGCGGAGCTGAGCGCGTCCCACGTGGTGCTGGCGGTGCCCGCGCACGTCGCCGCCGAGCTGTTGCAGCCCCTGGATGACGCGCTGGCGGCGCAGGTGTCCCGCATCGAATACGCGCCCATCGCGGTGGTGCACCTGGGCTTCGACGCGGGGACGCTCCCGGCGCCGGACGGCTTCGGCTTCCTGGTGCCCTTCGAGGAGCAGCGGCGGCTGCTGGGCGCCATCCACGCGTCCACCACCTTCCCCTTCCGCGTCGAAGGCGGCCGCGTGCTCTACACCTGCATGGTGGGCGGCGCGCGGCAGCCGGACCTGGTGCAGCGGGATGAAGCGGAGCTCGCGGCGCTGGCGCTGGAGGAGCTGCGCGCCCTGGCGGGGGTGACGGCCCGGCCCACCTTCACCCAGGTGTTCCGCTGGCCGCGCGGCATCCCCCAGTACAACGTGGGCCACCTGGAGCGCATGGCCGGCATCGACGCGGCGCTCCAGCGCTGGCCCGGCCTGCACCTGGCGGGGAACGCGTACAAGGGCATTGGCCTCAACGACTGCATCCGTAACGCGGCGCGGCTCGCGGCGGCCCTTTCGGACGAGGAAAACGTTCGGAAATAG
- a CDS encoding SDR family oxidoreductase, translated as MRYVITGASRGIGFEFVQQLLLRGDTVEAGVRSPEGARRLEPLKHKAGNRLRIHALDVGDDASVRAFATNVCTSPVDVLINNAGVAGLWCALSDVDYADMARTFTINALGPLRVTNAMLPGLRRGALRRVAHVTSRMGSLAENTDGGAYAYRMSKAALNMAVRTLSTDLRPEGFVTVLLHPGWVQTDMGGPDATLPAPDSVRGMLRVIDGLSPEHSGRFFDYQGAEVPW; from the coding sequence ATGCGCTACGTCATCACCGGAGCGAGCAGGGGGATTGGTTTCGAATTCGTCCAGCAGCTCCTGCTGCGGGGCGACACTGTCGAAGCCGGGGTTCGGTCACCAGAGGGGGCACGGCGACTGGAGCCCTTGAAGCACAAGGCGGGCAACCGCCTGCGCATCCACGCGCTGGACGTGGGGGACGACGCCAGCGTGCGCGCGTTCGCCACCAACGTGTGTACCAGCCCCGTGGACGTGCTCATCAACAACGCCGGCGTCGCCGGGTTGTGGTGCGCGTTGAGCGACGTGGACTACGCGGACATGGCGCGCACGTTCACCATCAACGCCCTGGGCCCGCTGCGCGTCACCAACGCGATGTTGCCGGGCCTGCGGCGAGGCGCCTTGCGGCGGGTGGCGCACGTCACCTCGCGGATGGGCTCGCTGGCGGAGAACACCGACGGCGGCGCCTATGCGTACCGCATGTCGAAGGCCGCGCTGAACATGGCCGTGCGCACCCTGTCCACGGACCTGCGCCCGGAGGGCTTCGTCACCGTGCTGCTCCACCCCGGTTGGGTGCAGACGGACATGGGCGGCCCGGACGCCACGCTGCCAGCGCCGGATTCGGTGCGCGGCATGTTGCGCGTCATCGACGGGCTGAGCCCGGAGCACAGCGGCCGGTTCTTCGACTACCAGGGCGCCGAGGTGCCCTGGTAG
- the pdxH gene encoding pyridoxamine 5'-phosphate oxidase: protein MRTLTCAPGESTAKVHTSPAPLMLHRVMIPPDPIQRFAELFERAKQAIPVDPNAMVVATVGDDGRPSARVVLLKDFDSRGFVFYTNHESRKGREALAHPHVALCFYWQPLNEQVRVEGRVERVTDAEADAYFQSRPRGSQVGAWASLQSQPLPSREDLVARVAEVEQKYAGQPVPRPPHWSGLRVVPDRIEFWHAQESRLHDRHVYLREDGGWRTERLYP from the coding sequence GTGCGCACATTGACGTGTGCGCCGGGCGAGTCAACCGCGAAGGTGCACACCTCCCCCGCCCCCCTTATGTTGCACCGCGTGATGATTCCTCCAGACCCCATCCAGCGCTTCGCGGAGCTCTTCGAGCGGGCGAAGCAGGCCATCCCCGTGGACCCCAACGCCATGGTGGTGGCCACCGTGGGGGATGACGGGCGCCCCAGCGCGCGCGTCGTCCTGCTCAAGGACTTCGATTCGCGCGGCTTCGTGTTCTACACGAACCATGAGAGCCGCAAGGGCCGCGAGGCCCTCGCGCATCCGCACGTCGCGCTGTGCTTCTACTGGCAGCCCCTGAACGAGCAGGTGCGCGTGGAGGGCCGCGTGGAGCGCGTCACCGACGCGGAGGCGGACGCGTACTTCCAGAGCCGTCCCCGCGGCAGCCAGGTGGGCGCGTGGGCCAGCCTGCAGAGCCAGCCGCTGCCTTCGCGCGAGGACCTGGTGGCCCGCGTGGCGGAGGTGGAGCAGAAGTACGCCGGCCAGCCCGTGCCGCGCCCGCCGCACTGGTCCGGCCTCCGCGTGGTGCCGGACCGCATCGAGTTCTGGCACGCCCAGGAGAGCCGGCTCCATGACCGGCACGTCTACCTGCGCGAGGACGGCGGCTGGCGCACGGAGCGGCTCTACCCCTGA
- the glgA gene encoding glycogen synthase GlgA: MNVLFISSEVAPFSKTGGLGDVAGALPAALASLGHDVKVITPRYRDMRGAEQLVPTGQSLLLRFPFGELSGPILSARVSERLEVLFLENAFLFGNRHGLYGDAWGAYADNHRRFAYLGVGALQAAQRLRFIPDVVHANDWQAGLSPVALRRGFQAGPLAQAKSVFTIHNLAYQGQFPKDVMGDLGLPWDLFTAHDGLEFHDTVNFLKAGLVFSDALTTVSPTYAKEIQTPEQGYGLEGLLRHRAHRLHGILNGVDTHEWNPEDDAHLPARYGLKDLTGKAVCKRELLARFGLEDGPAPVFGFVSRLAWQKGVDLLLEALPTALHADLRVVGVGSGEGPLEEGLLALQARYPKQVGVHLGFDPALSHLVEAGADFFLMPSRYEPCGLNQMYSLRYGTVPIVRATGGLVDTVEGGLDGNGILFEAFHKSALLAAIRRALALYADPPRLDEFRRRGMEKDFSWGASGRRYEALFHDLMAE; this comes from the coding sequence ATGAATGTCCTCTTCATCTCCTCGGAGGTGGCCCCGTTCTCCAAGACGGGGGGCCTGGGGGATGTGGCCGGGGCCCTCCCCGCCGCGCTCGCCTCGCTGGGCCATGACGTCAAGGTCATCACCCCGCGCTACCGCGACATGCGGGGCGCGGAGCAGCTCGTGCCCACGGGCCAGTCCCTGCTGCTGCGCTTCCCCTTCGGCGAGCTGTCGGGCCCCATCCTCTCCGCCCGCGTGTCCGAGCGGCTGGAGGTGCTCTTCCTGGAGAACGCGTTCCTCTTCGGCAACCGCCACGGCCTCTACGGGGACGCGTGGGGCGCCTACGCGGACAACCACCGGCGCTTCGCCTACCTCGGCGTGGGCGCGCTCCAGGCGGCGCAGCGGCTGCGCTTCATCCCGGACGTCGTCCACGCCAACGACTGGCAGGCGGGGCTTTCGCCCGTGGCGCTGCGGCGCGGCTTCCAGGCGGGGCCGCTGGCGCAGGCGAAGAGCGTCTTCACCATCCACAACCTGGCCTACCAGGGGCAGTTCCCCAAGGACGTCATGGGGGACCTGGGGCTGCCGTGGGACTTGTTCACCGCCCACGACGGGCTGGAGTTCCACGACACGGTGAACTTCCTGAAGGCGGGGCTCGTCTTCTCCGACGCGCTCACCACCGTGTCCCCCACCTACGCGAAGGAAATCCAGACGCCGGAGCAGGGCTACGGCCTGGAGGGCCTGCTGCGCCACCGCGCGCACCGGCTCCACGGCATCCTCAACGGCGTGGACACCCACGAGTGGAACCCGGAGGACGACGCGCACCTCCCGGCCCGCTACGGGCTGAAGGACCTGACGGGCAAGGCGGTGTGCAAGCGCGAGCTGCTGGCGCGCTTCGGGCTGGAGGACGGCCCCGCGCCGGTGTTCGGCTTCGTCAGCCGGCTGGCGTGGCAGAAGGGCGTGGACCTGCTGCTGGAGGCCCTGCCGACCGCGCTCCACGCGGACCTCCGCGTCGTCGGCGTGGGCAGCGGCGAGGGGCCCCTGGAGGAGGGGCTGCTCGCGTTGCAGGCGCGCTACCCGAAGCAGGTGGGCGTGCACCTCGGCTTCGACCCGGCGCTCTCCCACCTGGTGGAGGCGGGGGCGGACTTCTTCCTCATGCCCAGCCGCTACGAGCCGTGCGGCCTGAACCAGATGTACTCGCTGCGCTACGGCACGGTGCCCATCGTCCGGGCCACCGGCGGGTTGGTGGACACGGTGGAGGGGGGCCTGGACGGCAACGGCATCCTCTTCGAGGCCTTCCACAAGTCCGCCCTGCTGGCGGCCATCCGCCGCGCCCTGGCCCTCTACGCGGACCCGCCGCGGCTGGACGAGTTCCGGCGCCGGGGCATGGAGAAGGACTTCTCCTGGGGCGCGTCCGGCCGCCGCTACGAGGCCCTGTTCCACGACCTGATGGCGGAATAG
- a CDS encoding serine/threonine protein kinase, with protein sequence MADAPDLGGYEVVGRLAVGGMAEVYQARARVTTQRSPGEPDEIVIKRLHPSFRSDTAYVKAFVDEAKLTVRLRHPNIVRTYRLFKAGPDYLMVQELVSGRTLGYMQELLLKAGAAMPPESACYIAWCLLKALDYIHRAKVGENGATIVHRDVNPANLLLGINGDVKLTDFGVAEVEGMMRGDAGALRGTLPYMSPEQVLGLPVDARTDLYAVGIILWELWSGRRLFAGEHEAELMHKVRDARVPLLTASPELPDYAVQVARKALFADRARRFQTAAEFIKALESLSRRAGWPLTVEALQPLLGG encoded by the coding sequence GTGGCGGATGCTCCGGACCTGGGTGGTTACGAGGTGGTCGGCCGGTTGGCGGTGGGCGGCATGGCGGAGGTGTACCAGGCGAGAGCCCGGGTCACCACGCAGCGCTCACCGGGTGAACCGGACGAGATTGTCATCAAGCGGCTGCACCCGTCGTTTCGGAGCGATACCGCCTACGTCAAGGCCTTCGTCGACGAAGCGAAGCTGACGGTCCGCCTGCGCCATCCGAACATCGTCCGCACCTACCGCCTGTTCAAGGCGGGGCCGGACTACCTCATGGTGCAGGAGCTCGTGAGCGGCCGGACGCTGGGCTACATGCAGGAGCTGCTGCTGAAGGCCGGCGCGGCGATGCCGCCCGAGTCCGCCTGCTACATCGCGTGGTGCCTGCTCAAGGCGCTGGACTACATCCACCGGGCCAAGGTGGGGGAGAACGGCGCCACCATCGTCCACCGCGACGTGAATCCGGCCAACCTGCTGCTGGGCATCAACGGCGACGTGAAGCTCACCGACTTCGGCGTGGCGGAGGTGGAGGGGATGATGCGCGGGGACGCTGGCGCGCTGCGCGGCACGCTGCCCTACATGAGCCCGGAGCAGGTGCTGGGGCTGCCGGTGGACGCGCGCACGGACCTGTACGCGGTGGGCATCATCCTCTGGGAGCTGTGGTCCGGCCGGCGCCTCTTCGCCGGGGAGCACGAGGCGGAGCTGATGCACAAGGTGCGCGACGCGCGGGTGCCGCTGCTGACGGCGTCGCCGGAGCTGCCGGACTACGCGGTGCAGGTGGCGCGCAAGGCGCTCTTCGCGGACCGGGCGCGGCGCTTCCAAACGGCGGCGGAGTTCATCAAGGCGCTGGAGTCCCTGTCCCGGCGCGCGGGCTGGCCCCTGACGGTGGAGGCGCTCCAGCCGCTGCTGGGCGGCTGA